Proteins encoded within one genomic window of Fragaria vesca subsp. vesca linkage group LG1, FraVesHawaii_1.0, whole genome shotgun sequence:
- the LOC101297010 gene encoding uncharacterized protein LOC101297010 encodes MDIIHDAFSSFAARHEEEVVYETTDADYAFSNVDNDDYDKYNRLLDKAQTPLYPGCNVTVLGAIIEQIITKVDSNWSNVSFNRNLVNIKKLLPPGNNFPHSFDKVQSMLKDLGLGYENDACKNNYVLFYGVINKDLDYCPVCKALRWKSSSSSSKKKRIPKKVLHYFPLIPRLKRMYMSSHTSEKMRWHGVTRKNDDTLRQSADGEVWKSFDRSFPDFAEDIRNVRLGRV; translated from the coding sequence ATGGACATTATACATGATGCTTTTTCTTCATTTGCTGCAAGACATGAGGAAGAGGTTGTTTACGAGACCACTGATGCAGACTATGCTTTTTCAAATGTTGACAATGATGATTACGATAAGTATAATAGGCTGCTTGATAAAGCACAGACCCCATTGTACCCTGGGTGTAATGTAACTGTCTTGGGTGCCATCATTGAACAGATTATAACCAAAGTTGACAGCAATTGGTCGAATGTGTCATTTAACCGTAACTTGGTGAACATCAAGAAATTGCTTCCTCCAGGAAACAACTTTCCCCACAGCTTTGATAAGGTACAGAGTATGTTGAAAGATCTTGGCCTCGGTTATGAGAATGACGCATGCAAGAATAACTACGTTTTGTTTTATGGAGTCATCAACAAAGACCTAGATTACTGTCCAGTGTGCAAAGCGTTGAGGTGGAAGTCATCATCTTCTTCATCTAAGAAGAAAAGGATTCCAAAGAAGGTGCTTCATTATTTCCCATTGATTCCTAGGTTGAAGCGTATGTACATGTCTTCACACACTTCAGAAAAGATGAGATGGCACGGGGTAACGAGAAAAAATGATGACACTCTCAGACAATCCGCAGATGGGGAGGTTTGGAAATCATTTGACAGATCATTTCCTGATTTTGCAGAAGACATTCGAAATGTAAGACTTGGACGGGTTTAA